One Oligoflexus sp. genomic region harbors:
- a CDS encoding DUF4442 domain-containing protein translates to MTVWKNVLKDPRLLRFGMNVWPPFVGAGIVVEELAADYTYVRVALKPTIFNRNYVGTHFGGSLFAMTDPFFMLMLIRNMGSHYYVWDRSARIDFIAPGKGRVFSEMRITADDLKEMREATASGEKFERDFETEIKEEDGSIVAKVSKRIYARLKPEHRPRA, encoded by the coding sequence ATGACTGTCTGGAAAAATGTTTTAAAAGACCCGCGCCTCTTGCGCTTTGGCATGAACGTGTGGCCGCCCTTCGTGGGAGCCGGGATCGTGGTCGAGGAATTGGCTGCGGACTATACATACGTGCGCGTGGCCTTGAAACCCACCATCTTCAATCGCAACTACGTCGGCACGCATTTCGGAGGCAGCCTCTTCGCGATGACCGATCCCTTCTTCATGCTGATGCTCATCCGAAACATGGGCTCCCATTATTATGTTTGGGATCGCTCGGCGCGCATTGATTTCATCGCCCCTGGCAAAGGCCGCGTGTTTTCTGAAATGCGCATCACAGCCGATGATCTGAAGGAAATGCGCGAGGCCACGGCGTCAGGCGAAAAGTTTGAACGCGATTTTGAAACGGAAATCAAAGAGGAAGATGGCTCGATCGTCGCAAAAGTCAGCAAACGCATCTACGCGAGGCTGAAGCCCGAGCATCGCCCGCGCGCATGA
- a CDS encoding PAS domain-containing sensor histidine kinase, translating into MTSGLFLAQDDVVQTLLGLAETPMLLLGPNFDVIDFSPQTLRLFPRLEKNQKLTRALDEEFSAPLFKLMESCDRSTGPVSLGVHHQAAPDQILHLTWKAQRLVHEDGSVRGYCLTALDQTYRDKLEDELKKSFRQIRDQKMALDESAIVAITDQRGVISYVNDTFCRISGYEREELIGKTHSVLKSGFHGPDFFRDLWRTISSGRVWKGEIRNKTKAGETYWVDTTIVPFLNDLGKPYQFVAIRFDVTEKKQMQEKLEKERMRSMYAEKMASLGELAAGIAHELGNPAASINAWLDVIESQYERQNLDLDMFMQTVPRVRRDAKRMRDIIQGMLTYARDGSRDPFQSEGVLTILNQVSDYCSYKLRKCGVRISIDVPNPYLTMECRITEISQMLVNFILNACDAIQELEDRWIQITATEQAGVVEFQITDSGSGIPKEVADKMFQPFYTTKPVGRGTGLGLSIARSIVDNHQGMVALDKSCPNTRFVITLPRLHQAEEKDWTQGGKMF; encoded by the coding sequence GTGACTTCAGGACTTTTTCTGGCTCAGGACGACGTTGTTCAAACCCTGCTGGGCCTTGCGGAAACGCCGATGCTGCTGCTCGGCCCGAACTTCGATGTGATAGATTTCAGCCCGCAGACCCTGCGTCTTTTTCCCCGATTGGAAAAAAATCAAAAACTCACGCGCGCGCTGGATGAAGAGTTCAGTGCGCCTCTTTTTAAGCTCATGGAAAGCTGTGACCGCTCCACAGGGCCGGTCAGCCTTGGGGTGCATCATCAGGCCGCCCCGGATCAAATCCTGCATCTGACCTGGAAAGCGCAGCGCCTCGTGCATGAGGACGGCAGCGTCCGCGGCTACTGTTTGACCGCACTCGACCAGACCTATCGCGACAAGCTTGAGGATGAGCTGAAAAAATCCTTCCGCCAGATCCGTGATCAAAAAATGGCGCTCGATGAATCGGCGATTGTGGCCATCACTGATCAGCGCGGGGTCATCTCTTATGTCAACGACACGTTCTGCCGCATTTCCGGCTATGAACGCGAGGAACTCATTGGCAAGACGCATTCCGTCTTGAAATCAGGCTTCCACGGCCCCGATTTTTTCCGCGACCTTTGGCGTACGATCAGTTCGGGGCGCGTCTGGAAGGGCGAAATCCGCAACAAGACCAAGGCCGGCGAAACCTATTGGGTCGACACCACCATCGTTCCTTTCCTGAACGACCTGGGCAAACCCTATCAATTCGTGGCGATTCGTTTCGATGTGACCGAGAAAAAACAGATGCAGGAAAAACTGGAAAAGGAACGCATGCGCAGCATGTATGCCGAGAAAATGGCCAGTTTAGGCGAGCTCGCGGCAGGAATTGCGCATGAGCTGGGGAATCCGGCGGCCTCGATCAATGCCTGGCTCGATGTGATCGAGTCGCAGTATGAACGTCAGAATCTTGACCTTGATATGTTCATGCAGACCGTGCCGCGGGTCCGTCGTGACGCCAAACGCATGCGGGACATCATTCAAGGGATGCTGACCTATGCCCGTGATGGATCGCGCGATCCCTTTCAAAGCGAAGGCGTCCTGACGATCCTGAATCAGGTTTCCGATTACTGCTCGTATAAGCTTCGCAAATGCGGTGTCCGCATTTCCATTGATGTGCCGAATCCCTATCTCACCATGGAATGCCGCATCACCGAGATCAGCCAGATGCTGGTGAATTTCATTCTGAACGCCTGCGACGCGATCCAGGAACTCGAAGATCGCTGGATTCAGATCACCGCCACCGAGCAGGCCGGCGTCGTCGAATTTCAGATCACCGACAGTGGATCCGGCATTCCCAAAGAGGTTGCGGACAAAATGTTTCAGCCCTTTTATACGACCAAGCCCGTGGGACGGGGAACAGGACTTGGGCTCAGCATTGCCCGCTCCATCGTCGACAATCATCAGGGCATGGTGGCCCTGGATAAAAGCTGCCCCAACACCCGCTTTGTGATCACCCTTCCAAGGCTGCACCAGGCGGAGGAAAAGGACTGGACCCAGGGAGGGAAAATGTTTTGA
- a CDS encoding response regulator: MKSKEICSAGFEHLPRYAAHAAESREEPRAGSFFTPVIPVVYQLPPLALALLSNPYRGIAPRGDETMLASNGNYLQNSARILLVDDEDLLSWCIEMELCAMGFDVRTANSLKVAREQLESFEPDLIICDQGLPDGWGTEFVKRLKRPVPVIMITAFTPPRIEDLNAVGIRKLLRKPFDLDVLTSEVQKHLKTFSLPGSSPFPPPGAALEG, from the coding sequence ATGAAATCGAAGGAAATTTGTTCAGCGGGATTTGAGCATTTGCCGCGATATGCTGCGCATGCAGCAGAAAGCCGTGAAGAGCCTCGTGCGGGCTCTTTTTTTACGCCTGTGATTCCAGTAGTTTATCAATTGCCGCCGCTGGCACTGGCCTTGCTTAGTAATCCGTACAGGGGAATAGCACCCCGAGGAGATGAAACCATGCTGGCCTCAAACGGAAACTACTTGCAGAATTCGGCGCGCATCCTCCTGGTTGATGATGAAGACCTACTATCCTGGTGCATCGAGATGGAACTCTGCGCCATGGGTTTTGATGTGAGAACCGCAAACAGTCTTAAGGTGGCTCGCGAGCAGCTTGAAAGTTTCGAGCCTGATCTGATCATCTGTGACCAGGGCCTGCCGGATGGCTGGGGGACGGAGTTCGTCAAACGACTCAAGCGTCCGGTCCCAGTCATCATGATTACGGCCTTCACACCGCCCCGGATCGAGGATCTGAATGCGGTGGGCATCCGGAAACTCCTCCGCAAACCCTTTGATCTGGATGTTTTAACGTCCGAAGTGCAAAAGCACCTCAAAACATTTTCCCTCCCTGGGTCCAGTCCTTTTCCTCCGCCTGGTGCAGCCTTGGAAGGGTGA
- a CDS encoding deoxyribodipyrimidine photo-lyase: protein NSLRQDLKDHYGATLLIARTMDEALTRIRREIQVERVLWNRSYEPQQLAHDQAFEERIKTQGIKPGVCIGSVLSEPWDIKNKSGQPFKVFTPFYKTFLARGTPPAPLPKPKKIETLPLADVPEGAVDDLQLLPQKPRWDLSMMKDWPTSEGAWWQAWKTFRHKHLSDYGTGRDIPSQHGTSRLSVPLHFGQISPRSLWADARAHPNSGTEIWLRQLVWREFAISSLFHIPTMDREPILEPFRKFPWVNEPEQLNAWQRGRTGFPIIDAGMRELWSTGWMHNRVRMIVGSFLVKNLHLNWTEGSAHFWDTLIDADRANNAMGWQWVAGCGIDPSPYFRIFNPMVQSEKFDPEGDYIKRWVPELAALPQRFIHSPWKAPANIRRLAPDYPEPIVDFASSRQQALMFYDRIKSRV from the coding sequence GAACTCCTTGCGTCAGGATCTTAAGGACCATTACGGAGCCACGCTCCTGATAGCCAGGACTATGGACGAGGCGCTGACGCGTATTCGCCGTGAAATCCAGGTGGAACGGGTGCTGTGGAACAGGTCCTACGAACCCCAGCAGCTCGCCCATGATCAGGCTTTCGAGGAACGCATCAAAACCCAGGGAATCAAACCTGGAGTCTGCATCGGCTCGGTTCTGTCCGAGCCTTGGGATATCAAAAACAAAAGCGGTCAGCCCTTTAAGGTTTTCACACCCTTTTATAAGACCTTCCTGGCCCGTGGCACGCCGCCGGCTCCGCTTCCGAAACCGAAAAAAATCGAGACTCTTCCGCTGGCCGATGTTCCCGAAGGTGCGGTGGATGATCTCCAGCTGCTGCCGCAAAAACCGCGCTGGGATCTTTCCATGATGAAGGACTGGCCCACGAGCGAAGGCGCGTGGTGGCAGGCGTGGAAGACCTTTCGGCACAAGCACCTGTCCGACTACGGCACCGGCCGCGACATTCCCTCGCAGCATGGGACCTCGCGCCTGAGCGTTCCCCTTCACTTCGGACAGATCTCCCCGCGATCCCTTTGGGCCGATGCACGGGCGCATCCGAACTCCGGCACTGAAATCTGGCTGCGGCAGCTGGTCTGGCGTGAGTTTGCGATTTCGAGTCTTTTTCACATTCCGACCATGGACCGCGAGCCGATACTGGAGCCCTTTCGTAAATTCCCCTGGGTGAACGAACCGGAGCAGCTGAATGCCTGGCAGCGCGGCCGCACCGGCTTTCCCATCATTGATGCCGGCATGCGCGAACTTTGGTCCACGGGCTGGATGCACAACCGGGTCCGCATGATCGTTGGGTCCTTTCTTGTCAAAAATCTTCATTTGAACTGGACCGAGGGCTCGGCCCATTTCTGGGACACCCTGATCGACGCCGATCGCGCCAACAACGCGATGGGCTGGCAATGGGTTGCGGGCTGCGGCATTGATCCCTCGCCTTACTTCCGTATTTTCAATCCCATGGTGCAAAGCGAAAAGTTCGATCCCGAGGGCGATTACATCAAACGCTGGGTGCCGGAACTCGCCGCACTTCCCCAACGCTTTATCCACAGCCCTTGGAAAGCGCCGGCCAACATCCGCCGCCTTGCCCCTGATTACCCCGAGCCCATCGTGGACTTTGCAAGCTCCCGACAGCAGGCGCTCATGTTTTACGACAGGATCAAAAGTCGCGTGTGA